DNA sequence from the Hemiscyllium ocellatum isolate sHemOce1 unplaced genomic scaffold, sHemOce1.pat.X.cur. R, whole genome shotgun sequence genome:
CTGCTGTGCGAGGTGAGGAATTTCGCCCCCGCCGAGGTTAAAGTGAGCTGGGTGAGAGACGGAGCAGTTATCACCGACGGCCGGGAGACAGTCAGCGTCGTCCCTCAGAGGAACCAGATGTTCCAGGCCCGGAGTCACCTCACGCTGAGTGGGCAGGTGGATGGCTCCTATTTCTGTCAAGTGGAACACCAGGCCCTCAACGGGAAACTCCTCGTCCCGCTCGGTAAGGTCCTGTGGAAATGGCAGCACCGTTTCCCACCACCCCCACAGCCGccctcctcccctcccacaaACAGGACTATTGCCCACACTGTGCCAAATCCCCACACGATCCAAATATTTACACACTCAATCACTCCATCGTAGGGCATTAACGGGAAGGCCAGTGTTCGTTGCCtgactcccaccccccccccccccattgcccCCTTCTGAGAGTCTCCgagggggcagttaagaggcaaGCACCTggcagtgggcctggagtcacgtgtagcaGCAGGTCCCGTCTCTAAAGGGCATTGGCGAACCGGACGGGGATTTTAACCACAATCTAGGGTCTCGAAGGAGGGGTGTGTGTTGATTTCATTGACTTAAAGCCCCCCTCCCCAACCTGCCAGGGTAGGGTTTGAACCTGTAACCCCAGGGTATTAGCCTGGAGGGGGATGTCTGTGTCCCAGTGACACTCCCATGAGAGTTgttgtgggtggtggggggggggagatgttGGGGGTAGGGGTTCCTGTGCAGGTATCACTGCTACAAACACAAATTAAATTCTACCccctttccccaccccacccccccccccccccctctctgactgatcccttcctcagaacacgcCTGGACCATCACAAGTGAAACTGCATTGACCATCATCGGGGCAGTGCTGGGACTCCTGGGATTGAGCTTCGCACTGGTCACTACCATTCTCTACTGCCACCTCTTCCACCGTAAGGACATGCGAGACGTTCCCTGGGGATCCAGGAGCCTTGGGgcaggagggggggagagagagagagtgggagagagactgggagagagagagagggagagggaatacagtgaggagggggagagactaggacagaatgggagggagagatggCGAGGaaggagagaacgagagagagatgggacaggaaaatggagagagggagagcaaggAATACACATAAAGAGAGAAAGTGACCGAGGAAGagttgtgaaggagagagagagagaatgtgtcagTGAAatgaaagaggagagagagactgggagagagcaaatgtgtgagtgagggagacactgggggagagagagagagaaaaaacagtgaatgagggaaagagagagaatgcatgaatGAGAAAGACtaagagaaagagaatgagagacagagaatgggggagggagggagacgtgTGAGATAGAAGGGAAAAGGgagcaatgtgtgtgtgagagagagagagagagagacggaggagatggaaatagagagagggagagagacacactcacATCAGTAAAGGAAGAGatgtgaaggagagagaaaaatgtgagagagagagaaagaaagggaaagacagaagaggagagagagagagagagtgagacagagaatgtgagtaagtgcgagagagagatggggagagggagagggagtgagcaaGGCACTGGGAGAAAGGGTGGGAAGTGGTGACAGAGGGAGTGAGAGCAATCCCAGGTGGAACTGACTGGTAGCTGGGAGGCTTTGTTTGCAgcggtgagggtgagggggtggagggagggagggagggagggagcctGAGCTTGTACTGAAACGGTTTCCCTTCTCGGTCTCCCCGGCAGGTTGTTCCCGAGTCTGTGTTAACCCAACAGGTGAGAGACACCGTCCTTACATCACAAACCGTTTGGTCTGAATTCGGATCGTTATTCTGGGGGGACGGggaggtgtgagggtggggagctgTTTGGGAATACGATGGAGATTCTCACGTTGTGGTTTCCTCTCTCCCATCCAGCAAAGTTCACCAAGCGGGAAGGAACGCTGTGTCGTTCCAATCTGTGTAACAGCAGCATCAGATCAGACAGCTCAGCCAGTTCAAATACCAGCACCACATCAGGTAACAGAGAGGCTGGGAATCTGGGAACAGGACCCTCGGGAATCTGGGAACGGGAGGCTCCACTGGGAATCTGGGAACGGGAGGCTCCACCGGGAATCTGGGAACGGGAGGCCCCACCGGGAATCTGGGAACGGGAACGGTGGgagaggtgggtgggaggggtatggtattcccagctatcttccctccccctaccctcataccctaccccacccccctcccgttTATCTCCCAGCTTCGACCCACGGGCCTCATTCCTGACCAACAACctaggcccgaaacgtcggttctcctgcccctcagaaccGGTTGTGTTTTTCCCAACCCCCTGCGCTCTGAACTCGCACTCGGGTGTGCTGTTGGTTTCTGAGGGAGGCCTCTTGGTGACAAAATTGTGGTCCTTCgttgggggggggcgggaggggaGGAGAAGAAAACTTTCCAAGCAAGCGACAATCCTTCGAATACAAATCCTCGAAAGCGCATCTCGACAATGCGTCACGCAGCGCggaaacatgcaggttgagtctgtgattaagaaagcgaacgcgacgttgtcacttatctcaggagggttggaatataaaagcaccgttgtgtgtgttactgagactttataaagctctggttaggccccatttggagtaccgtgtccagtttcggtccccacacctcaggaaggtcatcctggcactggaacgtgtccagcagagattcacacggatgatcacgggtgctccggtttcctcccacagtccaaagatgttcaggtcaggtgaattggccatgctaacttgttaggtaaggggtaaatgtaggggtatgggtgggttgcgcttcggcgggtcagtgtggactggttgggccgaagggcctgtttccacactgtaagtaatctaatctaatctaatccctggaatggtaggtctaacatacgaggaacggctgaggatcctgggattgtattcattggagtttagaagattaaggggagacttaatagagacgtacaagataatacacagcttggaaagggtggacgcgaggaaattgtttccgttaggcgaggagactaggacccgtggacacagcctgagaattagaggggggtcaattcagcacagaaatgcggagacatttcttcagccagagagtggtgggcctgtggaattcattgccgcagagtgcagtggaggccgggacgctaaatgtcttcaaggccgagagtGATagacaaggaattaagggctacggggagagtgctggtaagtggagttgaaatgccatgattgaatggcggggtggactcgatgggccgaatggccttacttccactcctatgtcttatggtcttacaaacagacccttcgtcccaaCCAGCCCGTACCgaccctaatcccaaactaaactagttccacctgcctgctcttgggtCCCAGATCTCCTTTTGTATTCAGGTACCTGTCTAAATACCGTTTATCGTCCGACTGTACCCACATCCGCAACTCCCTTGGGATGTTCATTCCACGTGCCCCTTCCCATCTTGTTTAAATGCTTCCCCTCCCAGCTTTGAAAtgtgccccccccaccccacaccccacccccacaccttgaaatcccccaccctgctCAGTTACCGTTAACTcgatctatccccctcattattttatgagcTGATGGTCTCCCCATTACCTTCATCGTAAGCAGCAGAGGTCACATGGAAAGCATGCTTAAGATGCCGCAGTTTTattcggggtggggtgggggggtgttccccttccccttccccttccccttccccttcccctcgtGTCTAGCCAAGCAGCAGAAAGTGGAAGCCCATCTTTAGCCGAGACTCAGTCGGACATGGGCGTCTTCCGAGGGCGAGGGGCTGGGGTTGGGGTCCTCTGCCTCACGCAGATGATCAGCTTCTGTCTGCGTCCAAGTCCCtgcgagagagaaaaaacaaggaGGAAAAACAAGGGTTACCGCACCGTCTGTAACACGTTTTGATCCGATGGAGCTGCGCCTGAGTACAGGGAAAAGTTTGGTTCAGCTAGATCATGGCAAATCAGGAACGACCCAATCAGAGGGCGTACAGACAGAACACGGAGGTGTTAGGTTTGACgccaaggaggaggaggagatagtgaggacttgcagatgctggagatcggagctggaaatgtgttgctggaaaagcacagcaggtcaggcagcatccgaggagcaggagagtcgacgtttcgggcacaagcccttcttcaggaatgaggagtgtgcgtccagcaggctgagataaaaggtagggaggagggacttggagcgaggggcgttggagatgcgataggtggacggaggtcaaggtgagggtgataggccggagtgggggtggggcgcagagaggtcaggaagaagattgcgggttaggagggcggtgctgagttcgagggttgggactgagacaaggtggggggaggggaaatgatgaaactggaggaatctgagttcatcccttgtggttggagggttcccaggcggaagatgaggcgctcttcctccaaccgtcgtgttgctatggtctggcgatggaggagtccaaggacctgcatgttctcggtggagtgggagggggagttgaagtgttgagccacggggtggttgggttggttggtccgggcgtcccagaggtgttccctgaagtgttccgcaagtagacggcccgtctccccaatatagaggaggccacatcgggtgcagcggatgcaatggatgatgtgtgtggaggtgcaggtgaacttgtggcggatatggaaggatcccttggggccttggagggaagtgagtgtggaggtgtgggcgcaagttttacatttcctgcggttgcaggggaaggtgccgggagtggaggttgggtgggtggggggtgtggacctgacgagggagtcgcggagagagtggtctttgcggaacgctgataggggaggggagggaaatatatccctggtggggtccgtttggaggtggcggaaatgatacgctgtatacggaggttggtggggtggtaggtgagggccagtggggttctgtcctggtggtgattggagggacggggctcaagggcggaggagcgggaagtagag
Encoded proteins:
- the LOC132809031 gene encoding SLA class II histocompatibility antigen, DQ haplotype C beta chain-like, which translates into the protein MSTIRLHYAYDGVTVMFYDMDTRRYVAAQPFLQAEVDRRNSDPDYVATVPDRVESVCDEIKQAAGLSDLTLERVAPTSVRAFIEERQGQRVLLCEVRNFAPAEVKVSWVRDGAVITDGRETVSVVPQRNQMFQARSHLTLSGQVDGSYFCQVEHQALNGKLLVPLEHAWTITSETALTIIGAVLGLLGLSFALVTTILYCHLFHRCSRVCVNPTAKFTKREGTLCRSNLCNSSIRSDSSASSNTSTTSGNREAGNLGTGPSGIWEREAPLGIWEREAPPGIWEREAPPGIWERERWERYLSKYRLSSDCTHIRNSLGMFIPRAPSHLV